One window of Perca flavescens isolate YP-PL-M2 chromosome 15, PFLA_1.0, whole genome shotgun sequence genomic DNA carries:
- the ccp110 gene encoding centriolar coiled-coil protein of 110 kDa isoform X1 has product MCGCPEMESYEDFCLRSLAILQEEGKFKKTTFEPLWSLKALSVIRFHGRAVLSPLLSAEQRSEMCDYRRRAVQLEVDRHNQQNNNLLARVKDMLDPAQAHAVPREDVEKMPVSKSATVSGYTLVTDSPGLPRIPGFGLQTNDEPATTCSETPILNGCKAVEDVVVEREEKSEEEEEEEEDISLDSLLKRSREYVKREQSQQGSKIVHTATRNPPPETVSDKENKSCSPMGDTGVEFGFSLHHSPIGQPQTQIQHQTLYDHSPRQSGCLSPSLPERFARLPSPESSISPCAQRRRPRPFSTGNIHISFPIGPADLIPRSPRRSGEGAGMADWGEALSGAVKSPDHWGSAGSESGGGASRSGDRRSSHCGTSPVQETCSPASASGLSPKGHHDHLAAGFRRRCHTLDSQLHSYHSGVEHIDRSQERVPRFMAGVTWKAPSWRTPAAPLNQSYEVDIPSPSLLRPRMSPDIAQVTLKMEPDDTQGTNNGRITPTVLSRNAAEAQVSKTEETQRRAQALEDMQRRLEEEHVLQMSLLLAEQEKEQQRLRLVSTWNYTISSLIEELEETERRLREQGCVRPLSGDVCGWNCRSVSDSRPVVSPSCPGLSPAHTPSERSPGHSKGFPSPESSSVSSPSVQPPVYLWGPTWAVSKPRARLSLVLTSEQQRAFCRIGAIIRGFLTRRLLKTEKVRHLRQTITDTQEFIRSFQTEAPQKRGLCSAEDRSLQGRVRAQLRAALYDIHDIFFEMPLGGRLALLQQERELRAERKLREMEKAKCPKERVVLSAATQRSLDRKKRVGQSPAQGRKMQQKPKSPTTNRVLKPSQGQHSPVPGQLNRQGSWYRKTPEERVRRSDSLKKQHSLG; this is encoded by the exons ATGTGTGGGTGTCCAGAGATGGAGAGCTATGAGGACTTCTGTCTGCGGAGTTTGGCCATACTGCAGGAGGAGGGGAAATTCAAGAAAACAACATTTGAGCCACTGTGGTCCCTGAAGGCTCTCTCCGTTATCCGCTTCCATGGAAGAGCTGTGCTTTCGCCTCTG TTGAGTGCAGAGCAGCGCAGTGAGATGTGTGACTACAGGCGGAGAGCGGTCCAGCTGGAGGTGGACAGGCACAACCAGCAGAATAACAACCTTTTGGCTCGGGTTAAGGACATGCTGGACCCAGCTCAG GCACATGCAGTACCAAGGGAAGATGTTGAAAAGATGCCAGTTTCTAAATCTGCGACAGTCAGTGGCTACACCCTGGTCACTGACTCTCCTGGACTTCCCAGAATCCCTGGATTTGGGCTTCAGACAAATGATGAGCCTGCCACTACGTGCTCTGAGACCCCCATCCTCAATGGCTGCAAGGCAGTGGAGGATGTGGTGgtggagagggaagagaagagtgaggaggaagaggaggaggaggaggacattaGTTTGGACAGTCTTCTTAAGAGATCAAGGGAATATGTGAAGAGAGAGCAGAGTCAGCAGGGGTCAAAAATTGTCCACACAGCCACCAGGAATCCGCCACCGGAGACTGTCTCTGACAAGGAGAATAAGAGCTGCAGTCCCATGGGGGACACGGGCGTTGAGTTTGGGTTCAGTCTGCACCATAGCCCTATTGGCCAACCTCAGACCCAAATTCAGCATCAGACTCTCTACGACCACAGTCCCCGACAGTCTGGCTGCCTCTCACCTAGTCTACCTGAACGGTTTGCTCGTCTCCCCAGTCCAGAGTCCAGCATTAGTCCCTGTGCACAGAGACGCAGACCCCGTCCATTTTCTACAGGAAATATCCATATTTCATTTCCCATCGGCCCAGCAGACCTTATTCCCCGAAGCCCAAGAAGGTCAGGGGAAGGTGCTGGCATGGCAGATTGGGGAGAGGCTCTCTCAGGGGCTGTAAAGTCCCCCGATCACTGGGGCTCAGCGGGAAGTGAAAGTGGTGGTGGTGCTAGCAGGAGCGGCGATCGTCGATCCAGCCACTGTGGTACCAGTCCAGTGCAGGAGACCTGTAGCCCCGCTAGTGCCTCGGGGCTTAGCCCGAAGGGACACCATGACCATCTGGCTGCAGGATTTCGCCGGCGCTGCCACACCCTGGACAGCCAGCTGCATAGCTACCACTCTGGAGTTGAGCACATAGACCGCAGCCAGGAAAGGGTTCCTCGCTTCATGGCAGGAGTCACATGGAAGGCTCCAAGTTGGCGCACCCCTGCAGCCCCCTTAAACCAGTCGTATGAGGTAGATATTCCCTCACCATCTCTGCTGAGGCCCCGCATGTCTCCTGACATAGCTCAGGTCACACTCAAGATGGAGCCTGACGACACTCAAGGGACAAACAATGGACGGATCACAccaactgtcctgtccagaaaTGCAGCTGAGGCACAGGTCAGCAAGACGG AGGAGACCCAGAGGCGAGCACAGGCTCTGGAGGACATGCAGAGGCGTCTGGAGGAGGAGCATGTCTTGCAGATGTCTCTGCTCCTGGCTGAGCAGGAGAAAGAGCAACAGCGCCTCCGTCTGGTCAGCACATGGAACTACACAATATCTAGTCTAATAGAA GAgctggaggagacagagagaagactGAGGGAGCAGGGGTGTGTGCGGCCTTTGAGTGGGGATGTTTGTGGGTGGAATTGTAGGTCTGTGAGTGACAGCCGTCCTGTTGTGAGCCCCTCCTGCCCGGGACTAAGCCCTGCCCACACGCCATCGGAGCGATCTCCTGGACACAGTAAAG GTTTCCCCAGTCCTGAAAGTTCCAGTGTATCTTCTCCCTCTGTCCAGCCTCCCGTCTATCTGTGGGGGCCCACATGGGCAGTTAGCAAACCTCGAGCAAGGCTAAGTCTG GTTCTGACATCAGAGCAGCAGAGAGCGTTCTGTCGAATCGGCGCAATCATTCGCGGCTTCCTCACTCGCAGACTGCTCAAAACAGAGAAGGTCAGACACCTGCGCCAGACCATCACG GATACACAGGAATTCATCCGTTCATTCCAGACTGAAGCTCCACAGAAGAGAGGCCTCTGCTCAGCAGAAGATCGCTCCCTGCAGGGCAGAGTTAGAgcccag TTACGTGCAGCCCTTTATGACATCCATGACATCTTCTTTGAAATGCCTCTGGGGGGTCGATTAGCATTGCTGCAGCAGGAAAGGGAGCTCCGAGCAGAGAGGAAGCTACGAGAAATG GAGAAAGCCAAGTGCCCCAAGGAGAGAGTGGTTCTGTCTGCCGCCACACAAAGGTCTCTGGACAGGAAAAAGAG GGTTGGTCAATCCCCAGCACAGGGTAGGAAGATGCAGCAGAAGCCAAAGAGCCCCACTACCAACAG AGTCCTGAAGCCAAGCCAAGGCCAACATTCTCCTGTCCCAGGACAGCTGAACCGCCAGGG GAGCTGGTACAGAAAGACGCCAGAGGAGAGAGTGAGGCGCTCAGACAGCCTGAAGAAGCAGCACTCCCTGGGTTAA
- the ccp110 gene encoding centriolar coiled-coil protein of 110 kDa isoform X2, with translation MCGCPEMESYEDFCLRSLAILQEEGKFKKTTFEPLWSLKALSVIRFHGRAVLSPLLSAEQRSEMCDYRRRAVQLEVDRHNQQNNNLLARVKDMLDPAQAHAVPREDVEKMPVSKSATVSGYTLVTDSPGLPRIPGFGLQTNDEPATTCSETPILNGCKAVEDVVVEREEKSEEEEEEEEDISLDSLLKRSREYVKREQSQQGSKIVHTATRNPPPETVSDKENKSCSPMGDTGVEFGFSLHHSPIGQPQTQIQHQTLYDHSPRQSGCLSPSLPERFARLPSPESSISPCAQRRRPRPFSTGNIHISFPIGPADLIPRSPRRSGEGAGMADWGEALSGAVKSPDHWGSAGSESGGGASRSGDRRSSHCGTSPVQETCSPASASGLSPKGHHDHLAAGFRRRCHTLDSQLHSYHSGVEHIDRSQERVPRFMAGVTWKAPSWRTPAAPLNQSYEVDIPSPSLLRPRMSPDIAQVTLKMEPDDTQGTNNGRITPTVLSRNAAEAQVSKTEETQRRAQALEDMQRRLEEEHVLQMSLLLAEQEKEQQRLRLELEETERRLREQGCVRPLSGDVCGWNCRSVSDSRPVVSPSCPGLSPAHTPSERSPGHSKGFPSPESSSVSSPSVQPPVYLWGPTWAVSKPRARLSLVLTSEQQRAFCRIGAIIRGFLTRRLLKTEKVRHLRQTITDTQEFIRSFQTEAPQKRGLCSAEDRSLQGRVRAQLRAALYDIHDIFFEMPLGGRLALLQQERELRAERKLREMEKAKCPKERVVLSAATQRSLDRKKRVGQSPAQGRKMQQKPKSPTTNRVLKPSQGQHSPVPGQLNRQGSWYRKTPEERVRRSDSLKKQHSLG, from the exons ATGTGTGGGTGTCCAGAGATGGAGAGCTATGAGGACTTCTGTCTGCGGAGTTTGGCCATACTGCAGGAGGAGGGGAAATTCAAGAAAACAACATTTGAGCCACTGTGGTCCCTGAAGGCTCTCTCCGTTATCCGCTTCCATGGAAGAGCTGTGCTTTCGCCTCTG TTGAGTGCAGAGCAGCGCAGTGAGATGTGTGACTACAGGCGGAGAGCGGTCCAGCTGGAGGTGGACAGGCACAACCAGCAGAATAACAACCTTTTGGCTCGGGTTAAGGACATGCTGGACCCAGCTCAG GCACATGCAGTACCAAGGGAAGATGTTGAAAAGATGCCAGTTTCTAAATCTGCGACAGTCAGTGGCTACACCCTGGTCACTGACTCTCCTGGACTTCCCAGAATCCCTGGATTTGGGCTTCAGACAAATGATGAGCCTGCCACTACGTGCTCTGAGACCCCCATCCTCAATGGCTGCAAGGCAGTGGAGGATGTGGTGgtggagagggaagagaagagtgaggaggaagaggaggaggaggaggacattaGTTTGGACAGTCTTCTTAAGAGATCAAGGGAATATGTGAAGAGAGAGCAGAGTCAGCAGGGGTCAAAAATTGTCCACACAGCCACCAGGAATCCGCCACCGGAGACTGTCTCTGACAAGGAGAATAAGAGCTGCAGTCCCATGGGGGACACGGGCGTTGAGTTTGGGTTCAGTCTGCACCATAGCCCTATTGGCCAACCTCAGACCCAAATTCAGCATCAGACTCTCTACGACCACAGTCCCCGACAGTCTGGCTGCCTCTCACCTAGTCTACCTGAACGGTTTGCTCGTCTCCCCAGTCCAGAGTCCAGCATTAGTCCCTGTGCACAGAGACGCAGACCCCGTCCATTTTCTACAGGAAATATCCATATTTCATTTCCCATCGGCCCAGCAGACCTTATTCCCCGAAGCCCAAGAAGGTCAGGGGAAGGTGCTGGCATGGCAGATTGGGGAGAGGCTCTCTCAGGGGCTGTAAAGTCCCCCGATCACTGGGGCTCAGCGGGAAGTGAAAGTGGTGGTGGTGCTAGCAGGAGCGGCGATCGTCGATCCAGCCACTGTGGTACCAGTCCAGTGCAGGAGACCTGTAGCCCCGCTAGTGCCTCGGGGCTTAGCCCGAAGGGACACCATGACCATCTGGCTGCAGGATTTCGCCGGCGCTGCCACACCCTGGACAGCCAGCTGCATAGCTACCACTCTGGAGTTGAGCACATAGACCGCAGCCAGGAAAGGGTTCCTCGCTTCATGGCAGGAGTCACATGGAAGGCTCCAAGTTGGCGCACCCCTGCAGCCCCCTTAAACCAGTCGTATGAGGTAGATATTCCCTCACCATCTCTGCTGAGGCCCCGCATGTCTCCTGACATAGCTCAGGTCACACTCAAGATGGAGCCTGACGACACTCAAGGGACAAACAATGGACGGATCACAccaactgtcctgtccagaaaTGCAGCTGAGGCACAGGTCAGCAAGACGG AGGAGACCCAGAGGCGAGCACAGGCTCTGGAGGACATGCAGAGGCGTCTGGAGGAGGAGCATGTCTTGCAGATGTCTCTGCTCCTGGCTGAGCAGGAGAAAGAGCAACAGCGCCTCCGTCTG GAgctggaggagacagagagaagactGAGGGAGCAGGGGTGTGTGCGGCCTTTGAGTGGGGATGTTTGTGGGTGGAATTGTAGGTCTGTGAGTGACAGCCGTCCTGTTGTGAGCCCCTCCTGCCCGGGACTAAGCCCTGCCCACACGCCATCGGAGCGATCTCCTGGACACAGTAAAG GTTTCCCCAGTCCTGAAAGTTCCAGTGTATCTTCTCCCTCTGTCCAGCCTCCCGTCTATCTGTGGGGGCCCACATGGGCAGTTAGCAAACCTCGAGCAAGGCTAAGTCTG GTTCTGACATCAGAGCAGCAGAGAGCGTTCTGTCGAATCGGCGCAATCATTCGCGGCTTCCTCACTCGCAGACTGCTCAAAACAGAGAAGGTCAGACACCTGCGCCAGACCATCACG GATACACAGGAATTCATCCGTTCATTCCAGACTGAAGCTCCACAGAAGAGAGGCCTCTGCTCAGCAGAAGATCGCTCCCTGCAGGGCAGAGTTAGAgcccag TTACGTGCAGCCCTTTATGACATCCATGACATCTTCTTTGAAATGCCTCTGGGGGGTCGATTAGCATTGCTGCAGCAGGAAAGGGAGCTCCGAGCAGAGAGGAAGCTACGAGAAATG GAGAAAGCCAAGTGCCCCAAGGAGAGAGTGGTTCTGTCTGCCGCCACACAAAGGTCTCTGGACAGGAAAAAGAG GGTTGGTCAATCCCCAGCACAGGGTAGGAAGATGCAGCAGAAGCCAAAGAGCCCCACTACCAACAG AGTCCTGAAGCCAAGCCAAGGCCAACATTCTCCTGTCCCAGGACAGCTGAACCGCCAGGG GAGCTGGTACAGAAAGACGCCAGAGGAGAGAGTGAGGCGCTCAGACAGCCTGAAGAAGCAGCACTCCCTGGGTTAA
- the LOC114570083 gene encoding nuclear GTPase SLIP-GC isoform X2 — protein MDPQCTTQESKVHKWVYSKTRKKILDLETDKRELIGVFGKTGAGKSSLINAVIGVKNLLPSGSVSACTSVMIKVEANKENQKYVADIEFITKEDWKDELWSLLNFLRDNADQENSQEEEEDFHDTEEKLSALYGEEWKNKSPENLMDNKYFKEIPEFLDSKKKRLTCESAKELSAKFVKYTRSDSEDGERKRWYWPLVKCVTIKVPNNDLLRHITLVDLPGNGDRNRSRDKMWKQVVGSCSTVWIVTDINRAAAEREPWEILKSTCSLMGNGGECQHIHFICTKTDVIEDLESDDHSAVRAVILDKNMKAKKLVRKHFSKVPEVKKHFNEECFKVFTVSSKEFLKKKRLDSDDTEIPKLRAFLKDLNDCHSETFNYVSGAFGILSLIQGASQEGADKRTDVCTVLVEKMKRDLDEVRKPMQETLEAFEKCLSEGVEKSKGSYEKVLKLVLHPRTIKGGAFHKILKCVVENGGIHKPKKGKQINLNGKLASCLADSIDEEFKKTFPNEGTCGPFNGALNKFSLDTEKLIEKYKDVKLQLIFLQTEVKKVKTKLKKIIRERKKTIYSSLTTTIEEFMQECYDKAAEFRGEGSLKNMRETIEKHVRDAKNIMFERAKDEMTNQLRDLMEAILEDLEKTMQESIVLSLSTDGDSIPDVTEELQMVKSHYNELMGNPNEEPSQTCAELLGPASAVIVIQ, from the exons ATGGACCCACAATGCACGACTCAGGAGAGTAAAGTTCACAAATGGGTTTATTCCAAAACCAG GAAGAAAATACTTGATTTGGAGACAGACAAGAGGGAGTTGATCGGTGTCTTTGGTAAAACCGGGGCTGGAAAGAGCTCTCTGATAAATGCCGTCATTGGAGTGAAGAATCTCTTACCCTCTGGAAGTGTCAGTGCATGTACATCAGTCATGATTAAAGTCGAGGCTAACAAGGAGAACCAAAAATATGTGGCAGACATTGAGTTTATTACAAAAGAG gattGGAAAGATGAGCTATGGTCCTTGTTAAATTTTCTCCGGGATAATGCAGATCAGGAAAATAgtcaggaagaggaagaggatttTCATGACACTGAGGAAAAGCTGTCAGCGCTGTATGGAGAAGAATGGAAGAACAAATCTCCTGAGAACCTCATGGATAACAAATATTTCAAAGAAATTCCAGAATTTCTCGATTCCAAGAAGAAGAGGCTGACGTGTGAATCA GCTAAAGAGCTATCTGCAAAATTTGTCAAATACACAAGAAGTGACTCagaagatggagaaagaaagaggtggTACTGGCCACTAGTGAAGTGTGTAACTATCAAGGTGCCCAATAATGATCTTCTCCGGCATATCACACTTGTGGATCTTCCTGGAAATGGGGACCGTAACAGGAGCAGAGACAAGATGTGGAAACAG GTTGTTGGAAGTTGTTCTACTGTGTGGATTGTGACTGACATAAAtcgagcagcagcagagagagaacctTGGGAAATCCTGAAAAGTACCTGCAGTCTCATGGGAAATGGTGGCGAGTGTCAGCACATTCACTTTATCTGCACCAAGACAGATGTTATTGAAGATTTGGAATCTGATGATCA TTCAGCAGTTCGTGCTGTCATActtgacaaaaacatgaaagcCAAGAAACTAGTGAGAAAACATTTCAGCAAAGTCCCCGAGGTTAAA aaacatttcaATGAAGAATGTTTCAAAGTGTTCACAGTGAGCTCCAAAGAGTTTCTAAAAAAGAAACGTCTGGACTCAGATGACACTG AAATACCCAAACTTCGAGCATTTCTGAAAGATCTCAATGACTGTCACTCAGAGACATTCAACTATGTCTCTGGAGCTTTTGGGATTCTCTCTCTGATTCAAGGCGCCAGTCAAGAAGGG GCTGACAAAAGAACAGATGTGTGCACAGTCCTTGTAGAAAAGATGAAACGTGATCTTGATGAAGTCAGAAAACCCATGCAAGAGACTTTGGAGGCTTTTGAAAAATGCCTCAGTGAGGGGGTTGAAAAGTCAAAAGGTTCATATGAAAAAGTCTTGAAGTTGGTCTTACATCCT AGAACTATAAAAGGTGGAGCTTTCCACAAGATATTGAAGTGTGTAGTTGAGAACGGTGGCATCCACAAAccaaaaaaagggaaacaaatAAATCTCAATGGGAAGTTAGCTTCATGCCTGGCTGACAGCATTGACGAGGAATTCAAGAAGACCTTCCC AAATGAAGGAACATGTGGACCATTCAACGGGGCCCTCAATAAGTTTTCACTTGACACTGAGAAGCTGATTGAAAAGTACAAAGATGTCAAACTGCAGCTGATCTTTCTCCAGACAGAG GTCAAAAAAGTGAAGACAAAACTCAAAAAAATCATCCGGGAGCGTAAGAAAACGATCTACAGCAGTCTGACGACGACAATCGAGGAATTCATGCAAGAATGCTATGATA AAGCAGCAGAGTTTCGTGGTGAGGGCTCTCTGAAAAACATGAGGGAAACGATTGAGAAGCATGTACGTGATGCAAAGAACATCATGTTTGAGCGGGCTAAAGATGAAATGACGAACCAGCTGAGAGACTTGATG GAAGCGATCCTAGAGGACCTGGAGAAAACAATGCAGGAATCAATCGTGCTGTCACTCAGCACAGATGGTGACTCAATCCCAG atgttacAGAGGAGCTTCAGATGGTGAAGAGCCACTACAATGAACTGATGGGAAACCCAAATGAAGAACCATCACAAACTTG TGCTGAACTACTCGGCCCAGCATCTGCAGTGATTGTGATTCAATGA
- the LOC114570083 gene encoding nuclear GTPase SLIP-GC isoform X1, which produces MDDFVRNKLTEWGFSELKQKFEDEGIDTESLYALGDQEIADLIPKVGPRAKFKRRLKLLMEEQNSTNLVPANSPAQEQNSTNLVPVNSPAQVFPSTSDTSDKGKRKLDLLDECSNLQSPTRKRRHDTYPEETILCDVKEIMKFVQKKIPNQDNKLNKFLKKKILDLETDKRELIGVFGKTGAGKSSLINAVIGVKNLLPSGSVSACTSVMIKVEANKENQKYVADIEFITKEDWKDELWSLLNFLRDNADQENSQEEEEDFHDTEEKLSALYGEEWKNKSPENLMDNKYFKEIPEFLDSKKKRLTCESAKELSAKFVKYTRSDSEDGERKRWYWPLVKCVTIKVPNNDLLRHITLVDLPGNGDRNRSRDKMWKQVVGSCSTVWIVTDINRAAAEREPWEILKSTCSLMGNGGECQHIHFICTKTDVIEDLESDDHSAVRAVILDKNMKAKKLVRKHFSKVPEVKKHFNEECFKVFTVSSKEFLKKKRLDSDDTEIPKLRAFLKDLNDCHSETFNYVSGAFGILSLIQGASQEGADKRTDVCTVLVEKMKRDLDEVRKPMQETLEAFEKCLSEGVEKSKGSYEKVLKLVLHPRTIKGGAFHKILKCVVENGGIHKPKKGKQINLNGKLASCLADSIDEEFKKTFPNEGTCGPFNGALNKFSLDTEKLIEKYKDVKLQLIFLQTEVKKVKTKLKKIIRERKKTIYSSLTTTIEEFMQECYDKAAEFRGEGSLKNMRETIEKHVRDAKNIMFERAKDEMTNQLRDLMEAILEDLEKTMQESIVLSLSTDGDSIPDVTEELQMVKSHYNELMGNPNEEPSQTCAELLGPASAVIVIQ; this is translated from the exons ATGGATGATTTTGTCCGTAACAAACTAACAGAATGGGGTTTCAGCGAGTTGAAACAAAAATTTGAAG atgAAGGCATTGACACCGAAAGTCTTTACGCTCTTGGGGATCAAGAAATCGCTGACTTGATCCCAAAAGTGGGACCAAGGGCAAAATTCAAGAGGAGACTCAAGTTGTTAATG GAGGAACAAAACTCAACAAATCTGGTACCAGCTAATTCTCCTGCTCAG GAACAAAACTCAACAAATCTGGTACCAGTTAATTCTCCTGCTCAG GTTTTTCCATCCACCAGTGACACCAGTGATAAAG GGAAGAGAAAGTTGGATCTTCTGGACGAGTGCAGCAATTTGCAATCACCGACAAGAAAACGACGACATGACACTTACCCGG AAGAAACCATACTCTGTGATGTGAAAGAGATCATGAAGTTTGTCCAAAAGAAAATACCTAACCAAGACAACAAACTCAATAAATTCCTAAA GAAGAAAATACTTGATTTGGAGACAGACAAGAGGGAGTTGATCGGTGTCTTTGGTAAAACCGGGGCTGGAAAGAGCTCTCTGATAAATGCCGTCATTGGAGTGAAGAATCTCTTACCCTCTGGAAGTGTCAGTGCATGTACATCAGTCATGATTAAAGTCGAGGCTAACAAGGAGAACCAAAAATATGTGGCAGACATTGAGTTTATTACAAAAGAG gattGGAAAGATGAGCTATGGTCCTTGTTAAATTTTCTCCGGGATAATGCAGATCAGGAAAATAgtcaggaagaggaagaggatttTCATGACACTGAGGAAAAGCTGTCAGCGCTGTATGGAGAAGAATGGAAGAACAAATCTCCTGAGAACCTCATGGATAACAAATATTTCAAAGAAATTCCAGAATTTCTCGATTCCAAGAAGAAGAGGCTGACGTGTGAATCA GCTAAAGAGCTATCTGCAAAATTTGTCAAATACACAAGAAGTGACTCagaagatggagaaagaaagaggtggTACTGGCCACTAGTGAAGTGTGTAACTATCAAGGTGCCCAATAATGATCTTCTCCGGCATATCACACTTGTGGATCTTCCTGGAAATGGGGACCGTAACAGGAGCAGAGACAAGATGTGGAAACAG GTTGTTGGAAGTTGTTCTACTGTGTGGATTGTGACTGACATAAAtcgagcagcagcagagagagaacctTGGGAAATCCTGAAAAGTACCTGCAGTCTCATGGGAAATGGTGGCGAGTGTCAGCACATTCACTTTATCTGCACCAAGACAGATGTTATTGAAGATTTGGAATCTGATGATCA TTCAGCAGTTCGTGCTGTCATActtgacaaaaacatgaaagcCAAGAAACTAGTGAGAAAACATTTCAGCAAAGTCCCCGAGGTTAAA aaacatttcaATGAAGAATGTTTCAAAGTGTTCACAGTGAGCTCCAAAGAGTTTCTAAAAAAGAAACGTCTGGACTCAGATGACACTG AAATACCCAAACTTCGAGCATTTCTGAAAGATCTCAATGACTGTCACTCAGAGACATTCAACTATGTCTCTGGAGCTTTTGGGATTCTCTCTCTGATTCAAGGCGCCAGTCAAGAAGGG GCTGACAAAAGAACAGATGTGTGCACAGTCCTTGTAGAAAAGATGAAACGTGATCTTGATGAAGTCAGAAAACCCATGCAAGAGACTTTGGAGGCTTTTGAAAAATGCCTCAGTGAGGGGGTTGAAAAGTCAAAAGGTTCATATGAAAAAGTCTTGAAGTTGGTCTTACATCCT AGAACTATAAAAGGTGGAGCTTTCCACAAGATATTGAAGTGTGTAGTTGAGAACGGTGGCATCCACAAAccaaaaaaagggaaacaaatAAATCTCAATGGGAAGTTAGCTTCATGCCTGGCTGACAGCATTGACGAGGAATTCAAGAAGACCTTCCC AAATGAAGGAACATGTGGACCATTCAACGGGGCCCTCAATAAGTTTTCACTTGACACTGAGAAGCTGATTGAAAAGTACAAAGATGTCAAACTGCAGCTGATCTTTCTCCAGACAGAG GTCAAAAAAGTGAAGACAAAACTCAAAAAAATCATCCGGGAGCGTAAGAAAACGATCTACAGCAGTCTGACGACGACAATCGAGGAATTCATGCAAGAATGCTATGATA AAGCAGCAGAGTTTCGTGGTGAGGGCTCTCTGAAAAACATGAGGGAAACGATTGAGAAGCATGTACGTGATGCAAAGAACATCATGTTTGAGCGGGCTAAAGATGAAATGACGAACCAGCTGAGAGACTTGATG GAAGCGATCCTAGAGGACCTGGAGAAAACAATGCAGGAATCAATCGTGCTGTCACTCAGCACAGATGGTGACTCAATCCCAG atgttacAGAGGAGCTTCAGATGGTGAAGAGCCACTACAATGAACTGATGGGAAACCCAAATGAAGAACCATCACAAACTTG TGCTGAACTACTCGGCCCAGCATCTGCAGTGATTGTGATTCAATGA